From a single Lolium rigidum isolate FL_2022 chromosome 7, APGP_CSIRO_Lrig_0.1, whole genome shotgun sequence genomic region:
- the LOC124676627 gene encoding pentatricopeptide repeat-containing protein At1g59720, chloroplastic/mitochondrial-like encodes MPPSLAATPLPITPSHRPDPTSSSSVQLLRSLARSRRSHLAHRALLLFRSLHASPSPPPPHFSLPAALSAASFLAALPEGRQLHALAVKLNLAPAHTVVANSLLHLYASCGLPDAALALFRHIPAKSLVSWNTAIDALVSNGDHVGALELFREMQRDAAGLAPDAYTVQSAIGACAGAGALSLGVYAHALLLRELGGHGHGDAVSRDVLINNSLVDLYGKCGAAELARQVFDRMPQRDITSWNVMILTLANHGRVRESLELFDRMTRLENVVPNAITFVAVLSACNHGGMVEEGRRYFQIMVSEYGIRPRIEHYGCMVDILARAGFIEEALDVVSAMNCRPDAIIWRSLLDACCKQNAGSELSEAMAKMALDVPDDAVSGVYVLLSRVYASAQRWNDVGMVRRLMSEEGLKKEPGFSSIEMDGLVHQFVAGDTSHPLSEEIYMKLDEIEERLASSGYKPDLSEARMVAGMDHTKGAALRLHSERLAISFGLLKARAGAPIRILKNLRVCKDCHTISKLISELYGVEIIVRDRIRFHHFKDGVCSCKDYW; translated from the coding sequence atgcccccctccctcgccgccacgCCGCTCCCCATCACCCCTTCCCACCGCCCAgaccccacctcctcctcctccgtccagcTCCTCCGCTCGCTCGCGCGCTCCCGCCGCTCGCACCTCGCccaccgcgcgctcctcctcttcCGCTCACTCCACGCCTCCCCGtccccaccgccgccgcactTCTCTCTCCCCGCCGCGCTCTCCGCAGCCTCGTTCCTCGCCGCGCTCCCCGAGGGCCGCCAGCTCCACGCTCTCGCCGTCAAGCTCAACCTCGCCCCGGCCCACACAGTCGTCGCCaactccctcctccacctctacGCCTCCTGCGGCCTCCCCGACGCCGCGCTCGCCCTCTTCCGACACATCCCCGCCAAGTCCCTCGTCTCCTGGAACACCGCCATCGACGCCCTGGTCAGCAACGGCGACCACGTCGGCGCGCTCGAGCTCTTCCGCGAGATGCAGCGGGACGCGGCGGGCCTCGCCCCCGACGCCTACACCGTGCAGAGCGCCATCGGCGCGTGCGCCGGCGCGGGCGCGCTCTCGCTCGGGGTCTACGCGCACGCGCTGCTGCTACGGGAGCTCGGGggccacggccacggcgacgCCGTCTCCCGCGACGTGCTCATTAACAACTCGCTCGTGGACCTCTACGGCAAGTGCGGGGCGGCGGAGCTCGCGCGCCAGGTGTTCGACAGGATGCCCCAGCGGGACATCACGTCCTGGAACGTCATGATCCTCACGCTTGCCAACCACGGCCGCGTGCGCGAGTCACTGGAGCTGTTCGATCGGATGACACGGCTGGAGAATGTTGTGCCCAACGCCATCACGTTCGTCGCGGTTCTCAGCGCGTGCAACCATGGCGGGATGGTGGAGGAGGGCAGACGCTACTTCCAGATCATGGTGAGCGAGTACGGGATCAGGCCGAGGATCGAGCACTACGGCTGCATGGTGGACATCTTGGCACGAGCTGGGTTCATTGAAGAGGCCCTGGATGTTGTGTCTGCCATGAACTGCCGGCCTGATGCCATCATCTGGAGGAGCCTGCTTGATGCATGCTGCAAGCAGAATGCCGGGTCGGAGCTCAGCGAGGCCATGGCCAAGATGGCACTTGATGTTCCTGATGATGCTGTAAGTGGCGTCTATGTTCTGCTCTCGAGGGTCTATGCGTCCGCGCAGCGGTGGAACGACGTCGGCATGGTCCGGCGGTTGATGAGCGAGGAGGGTCTCAAGAAGGAGCCAGGGTTCAGCTCTATTGAAATGGACGGCTTGGTTCATCAGTTTGTCGCAGGTGACACGTCGCACCCTCTatcggaggagatatacatgaaaCTGGATGAAATTGAAGAGAGGCTCGCATCCTCTGGATACAAGCCTGACTTATCAGAGGCTCGTATGGTTGCTGGCATGGACCATACCAAGGGCGCTGCGCTCCGTCTGCACAGCGAGCGCCTAGCAATATCTTTTGGCTTGCTCAAGGCGAGAGCCGGGGCACCTATTCGGATTCTGAAGAACCTGAGAGTGTGCAAAGATTGCCACACCATCAGCAAGCTCATATCGGAGCTGTATGGTGTCGAGATCATCGTCAGAGACCGGATTCGGTTTCACCATTTCAAGGATGGAGTATGTTCCTGCAAAGACTATTGGTGA
- the LOC124672464 gene encoding subtilisin-like protease SBT4.8 — protein MRGGFLQRSAAGSRRAACKYDGGEFVPEKLRDFTRGGRWYHEDPPLKPMSGPKFSAWLAEWERQRREEEDEDQDPALLKAIQDSLKEAAENHHELLNRVLDDSSAHERIIYSYQRSLSGFAARLTEDEKQKLSSTEGVVSIFRSRTHRRPVTTRSWDFLGFPKTSKQNLELEGDVIIGMLDTGLWQDSPSFSDEGFGPPPSRWKGACHNFTCNNKIIGARAYHHGITEGLSPVDTHGHGTHTASTVAGRVVGNVSLGGLAAGTARGAVPGARLAIYKVCWEDSCSDADMLAAFDDAVGDGVDVISFSIGSKLPVRYFEDAAAIGSFHAMRGGVLTSAAAGNSGLDGGRVSNVAPWILSVAASSTDRRLVDKLVLGNGKTIVGVSINFFPELKKAPLIHPINGSCEPESLTVAGRSYKGKILLCASWNNGSGPAIVGAAGAVMATSEPDVAWQVTLPGVMVTQDQFNGILAYVNRTRAEMEKHRNVFFSNPVATIHTSEAAFDSEAPIVAGFSSPGPNAITPGILKPDLSAPGIDILAAWSPLSLVAGRSVAYNIDSGTSMACPHATGAAAYVKSFHPDWSPAMIMSALITTGNQSMRPSRNRGGAELTYGAGQLNPARARDPGLVYDAREGDYVRMLCAQGYNSTQLRLVTGSDDATTCHGGRKGSAADLNYPTMAFHAVPGKNFTARFPRSVTNVGVPGSVYVAKIVGSRPGQTVVAVSPRRLAFSHLHQRMSFTVTVSGALHDGNEYFSAAVVWSDGERQVRSPVIVHTVDA, from the exons atgcgtgGCGGCTTTCTGCAAagatccgccgccggcagccgtcgcgcggcctgcaagtacgacggCGGGGAGTTCGTGCCGGAGAAGCTCCGCGACTTCACGCGGGGCGGCCGCTGGTACcacgaggacccgccgctcaaaCCGATGAGCGGCCCGAAGTTCTCGGCGTGGctcgccgagtgggagcgccaacGTCGG gaggaggaagacgaggaccagGACCCCGCCTTGTTGAAGGCGATTCAAGACTCCCTCAAGGAAGCCGCCGAGAA CCACCACGAGCTactcaacagggtcctcgatgacaG CTCCGCTCACGAGAGGATCATCTACAGTTACCAAAGAAGCCTAAGTGGATTCGCAGCTAGGCTAACAGAAGACGAGAAACAAAAGCTCTCCA GCACGGAGGGTGTGGTTTCCATCTTCCGGAGCAGGACGCACCGGCGCCCTGTAACGACAAGATCATGGGACTTCCTAGGCTTCCCTAAGACGTCAAAGCAAAACCTTGAGCTCGAGGGAGACGTCATCATCGGCATGCTCGACACCGGCTTGTGGCAGGACTCCCCGTCTTTCTCCGACGAAGGCTTCGGCCCGCCGCCCAGCAGGTGGAAGGGCGCCTGCCATAACTTCACGTGCAACAA CAAGATCATCGGTGCTCGCGCGTACCATCACGGAATCACGGAGGGGCTGTCGCCGGTGGACACCCACGGCCACGGCACACACACGGCATCGACGGTGGCGGGCCGGGTGGTGGGCAATGTCAGCCTCGGCGGCCTGGCCGCAGGCACGGCTCGGGGCGCCGTGCCGGGCGCCAGACTCGCCATCTACAAGGTATGCTGGGAGGACTCGTGCAGCGACGCGGACATGCTTGCGGCGTTCGACGACGCGGTGGGCGACGGCGTCGACGTGATCTCCTTCTCCATCGGAAGCAAGCTGCCGGTCCGGTACTTCGAGGACGCGGCCGCGATCGGCTCGTTCCATGCTATGAGGGGCGGGGTGCTCACTTCGGCCGCGGCCGGGAACTCCGGGCTGGACGGCGGGCGCGTCAGCAACGTCGCGCCGTGGATACTGTCCGTCGCCGCCAGCAGCACCGACCGCCGGCTCGTCGACAAGCTGGTGCTGGGAAACGGCAAGACGATCGTG GGGGTCTCCATTAATTTCTTCCCCGAGCTGAAGAAAGCTCCACTTATTCACCCAATCAATGG TTCTTGTGAACCAGAGTCACTGACCGTGGCAGGACGGTCATACAAGGGGAAGATCTTGCTCTGCGCCTCTTGGAACAATGGCAGCGGCCCGGCCATCGTCGGCGCTGCTGGCGCAGTCATGGCCACCTCCGAGCCCGATGTCGCGTGGCAGGTGACCCTCCCTGGCGTCATGGTTACCCAGGATCAGTTCAATGGAATCCTGGCCTACGTAAACAGAACCCG AGCTGAAATGGagaaacatcgtaatgttttcttCAGTAATCCTGTGGCCACCATCCACACCAGCGAGGCAGCCTTCGACTCTGAAGCCCCCATCGTGGCCGGGTTCTCTTCTCCAGGTCCCAACGCGATTACTCCTGGGATCTTGAAG CCTGACCTGTCGGCGCCGGGGATCGACATCCTGGCGGCGTGGTCACCGCTGTCACTGGTGGCCGGGAGAAGCGTGGCGTACAACATCGACTCGGGCACGTCCATGGCGTGCCCCCACGCGACCGGCGCCGCGGCCTACGTCAAGTCCTTCCACCCCGACTGGTCACCGGCGATGATCATGTCGGCTCTCATCACCACAGGTAATCAATCAATGCGC CCGTCGCGCAACCGCGGCGGCGCCGAACTCACATACGGCGCGGGGCAACTCAACCCGGCGCGGGCGCGGGACCCGGGCCTCGTGTACGACGCGCGCGAGGGCGACTACGTGCGCATGCTGTGCGCCCAGGGGTACAACTCCACGCAGCTCCGGCTCGTCACCGGCTCCGACGACGCCACGACCTGCCACGGCGGCCGTAAAGGGTCGGCCGCCGACCTCAACTACCCGACGATGGCCTTCCACGCCGTGCCGGGGAAGAACTTCACCGCCCGCTTCCCGCGCAGCGTCACCAACGTCGGCGTGCCTGGATCTGTGTACGTCGCCAAGATTGTAGGCTCGCGGCCTGGTCAAACTGTTGTCGCCGTTTCGCCGAGGAGGCTGGCGTTCAGCCATCTTCATCAGAGGATGTCCTTCACCGTGACGGTCTCTGGCGCGTTGCACGACGGGAACGAGTATTTCTCGGCTGCTGTCGTGTGGTCCGACGGTGAACGCCAGGTGCGGAGCCCGGTGATTGTCCATACTGTGGATGCTTAA